A window of the Pseudomonas furukawaii genome harbors these coding sequences:
- the betI gene encoding transcriptional regulator BetI, whose product MPKVGMQPLRRTQLIHATLDAVDQVGMGDASISYIAKLAGVSNGIISHYFQDKNGLLEATMRYLMGDLQDAVRKRRVAMGDDSARGYIRSIIDGNFDETQVNGPAMKTWLAFWASSMHQPALRRLQRINDLRLYSNLCWQFRRELDPNSARAAARGLAALIDGLWLRGALSGEAFDTEQARHIAYEFLDQQLAKQAA is encoded by the coding sequence ATGCCCAAAGTCGGAATGCAGCCCCTGCGCCGCACCCAGTTGATCCACGCCACGCTCGACGCGGTGGACCAGGTGGGCATGGGCGACGCCAGCATTTCCTACATCGCCAAGCTGGCGGGCGTCTCCAACGGCATCATCAGCCACTACTTCCAGGACAAGAACGGCCTGCTCGAAGCCACCATGCGCTACCTCATGGGCGACCTGCAGGACGCCGTGCGCAAGCGCCGCGTCGCCATGGGCGACGACAGCGCGCGGGGCTACATCCGCTCCATCATCGACGGCAACTTCGACGAGACCCAGGTCAACGGCCCGGCCATGAAGACCTGGCTGGCGTTCTGGGCCAGCAGCATGCACCAGCCCGCCCTGCGCCGGCTCCAGCGCATCAACGACCTGCGGCTCTATTCCAACCTGTGCTGGCAGTTCCGCCGTGAACTGGACCCGAACAGCGCCCGCGCCGCCGCTCGCGGCCTGGCCGCGCTGATCGACGGCCTCTGGTTGCGCGGCGCCCTGTCCGGCGAGGCCTTCGATACCGAACAGGCCCGCCACATCGCCTACGAATTCCTTGATCAACAACTGGCCAAGCAGGCGGCCTGA
- a CDS encoding BCCT family transporter → MFFGSTALILLLTVALITFPEDAGTLLGKAQAWLSRSFGWYYMLAIGAYLFFVLYVAFSRYGQLRLGADDSKPDFSYGAWAGMLFSSGIGISLLYFAASEPIDHLFNPPEGQPGSQQAARQALQLTFLHWGVHGWAIYALVGLAVGYFAYRHNKPLALRSALYPLFGERRMKGGVGNAVDCFGIFVTLLGLVTNLGIGSLQVSSGLEYLFGLPHSQGALLAVILVMSAVATLAAVSGIEKGIRRLSNLNIILFSGLLVFVLLAGQTLHLLNGFVQNLGDYLNGLVLKTFDLYVYTGQSGKSEEWMGLWTLFYWAWWISWAPFVGMFVARISRGRTVRELVSGVLLIPLGFTLAWLSVFGNSAIDLVMNQNAADLGKAALEQPAMSIYLLLEHYPWSKVVIGLSICVGFVLFLTPADSGSVMLANLSREEGDLDEDAPNWLRIFWSVVVTLATIGLLFAGNFTAMQTVVVLAGLPFSVVLLLYMFALLKQMKADVAAQQPAPVPAKVVELRGEAA, encoded by the coding sequence GTGTTCTTCGGGTCCACGGCGCTGATCCTGCTTCTCACGGTCGCCTTGATCACCTTCCCCGAAGACGCCGGCACCCTGCTCGGCAAGGCCCAGGCCTGGCTGTCCCGCAGCTTCGGCTGGTACTACATGCTGGCCATCGGCGCCTACCTGTTCTTCGTCCTCTACGTCGCCTTCTCCCGCTACGGCCAGCTGCGCCTGGGGGCCGACGACAGCAAGCCGGACTTCAGCTACGGCGCCTGGGCCGGGATGCTGTTCTCCTCCGGCATCGGCATCTCGCTGCTCTACTTCGCCGCTTCCGAGCCCATCGACCACCTCTTCAACCCGCCGGAAGGGCAGCCGGGCAGCCAGCAGGCCGCGCGCCAGGCGCTGCAGCTGACCTTCCTCCACTGGGGCGTGCATGGCTGGGCCATCTATGCGCTGGTGGGCCTGGCGGTGGGCTACTTCGCCTACCGCCACAACAAGCCGCTGGCGCTGCGTTCGGCGCTCTACCCGCTGTTCGGCGAGCGGCGGATGAAAGGCGGCGTGGGCAACGCGGTGGACTGCTTCGGCATCTTCGTGACCCTGCTGGGCCTGGTGACCAACCTCGGCATCGGCTCGCTGCAGGTGTCCTCGGGCCTGGAGTACCTGTTCGGCCTGCCCCACAGCCAGGGCGCCCTGCTGGCGGTGATCCTGGTGATGAGCGCGGTGGCCACCCTGGCCGCGGTGTCGGGCATCGAGAAGGGCATCCGCCGCCTCTCGAACCTCAACATCATCCTGTTCAGCGGGCTGCTGGTGTTCGTGCTGCTGGCCGGACAGACCCTGCACCTGCTCAACGGTTTCGTGCAGAACCTGGGGGATTACCTCAACGGCCTGGTGCTGAAGACCTTCGACCTCTACGTCTACACCGGCCAGTCCGGCAAGAGCGAGGAGTGGATGGGCCTGTGGACCCTGTTCTACTGGGCCTGGTGGATTTCCTGGGCACCCTTCGTCGGCATGTTCGTGGCGCGCATTTCCCGAGGCCGTACCGTGCGTGAGCTGGTGAGTGGCGTGCTGCTGATCCCGCTGGGCTTCACCCTGGCCTGGCTGTCGGTGTTCGGCAACAGCGCCATCGACCTGGTGATGAACCAGAACGCCGCCGACCTCGGCAAGGCCGCGCTGGAGCAGCCGGCGATGTCCATCTACCTGCTGCTGGAGCACTACCCCTGGTCCAAGGTGGTGATCGGCCTGTCCATCTGCGTGGGCTTCGTGCTCTTCCTGACCCCGGCGGATTCCGGTTCGGTGATGCTGGCCAACCTGTCCCGGGAGGAAGGCGACCTGGATGAGGACGCGCCCAACTGGCTGCGGATCTTCTGGTCCGTGGTGGTGACCCTGGCGACCATCGGCCTGCTCTTCGCCGGCAACTTCACCGCGATGCAGACGGTGGTGGTGCTGGCCGGCCTGCCGTTCTCGGTGGTGCTGCTGCTCTACATGTTCGCCCTGCTCAAGCAGATGAAGGCGGACGTGGCGGCGCAGCAGCCGGCGCCCGTCCCGGCCAAGGTGGTCGAGTTGCGCGGCGAGGCCGCCTGA
- the betB gene encoding betaine-aldehyde dehydrogenase, with amino-acid sequence MARFDEQKLYIGGGYVDATSGATFETVNPATGEVLAKVQRASKEDVERAVASAIEGQKVWAAMTAMQRSRILRRAVDILRLRNDELAALETLDTGKPLAETQAVDIVTGADVIEYYAGLIPALEGEQIPLRETSFVYTRREPLGVVAGIGAWNYPIQIAMWKSAPALAAGNAMIFKPSEVTPLTALKLAEIYTEAGVPDGVFNVLTGSGREVGQWLTEHPQIEKISFTGGTSTGKKVMASASSSSLKEVTMELGGKSPLIIFDDADLDRAADIAVMANFFSSGQVCTNGTRVFVPKALAAAFEAKVLERVKRIRLGNPEDPSTNFGPLTSFAHMESVLGYIEAGRKEGARLVIGGERVSDGEFAKGAYVSPTVFADCRDDMTIVREEIFGPVMSILTYKTEEEVIRRANDTDYGLAAGVVTRDLARAHRAIHKLEAGICWINTWGESPAEMPVGGYKQSGVGRENGITTLAHYTRIKSVQVELGDYASVF; translated from the coding sequence ATGGCTCGATTCGACGAACAGAAGCTCTACATCGGCGGCGGCTATGTCGACGCCACCAGCGGCGCCACCTTCGAGACCGTCAACCCCGCCACCGGCGAGGTCCTGGCCAAGGTCCAGCGCGCCAGCAAGGAGGACGTCGAACGTGCCGTCGCCAGCGCCATCGAGGGCCAGAAGGTCTGGGCCGCCATGACCGCCATGCAGCGCTCGCGCATCCTGCGTCGCGCCGTGGACATCCTCCGCCTGCGCAACGATGAACTGGCCGCGCTGGAAACCCTCGACACCGGCAAGCCCCTGGCCGAGACCCAGGCGGTGGACATCGTCACCGGCGCCGACGTGATCGAGTACTACGCCGGCCTGATCCCCGCCCTGGAAGGCGAGCAGATCCCCCTGCGCGAAACCAGCTTCGTCTACACCCGCCGCGAGCCGCTCGGCGTGGTCGCCGGCATCGGCGCCTGGAACTACCCGATCCAGATCGCCATGTGGAAATCCGCCCCGGCGCTCGCCGCCGGCAACGCCATGATCTTCAAGCCCAGCGAAGTCACCCCGCTGACCGCCCTGAAGCTGGCCGAGATCTACACCGAGGCCGGCGTGCCGGACGGCGTGTTCAACGTGCTCACCGGCAGCGGCCGTGAAGTCGGCCAGTGGCTGACCGAGCACCCGCAGATCGAGAAGATCTCCTTCACCGGCGGCACCTCCACCGGCAAGAAGGTCATGGCCAGCGCCTCCAGCTCCTCGCTGAAGGAAGTGACCATGGAACTGGGCGGCAAGTCGCCGCTGATCATCTTCGACGACGCCGACCTGGACCGCGCCGCCGACATCGCCGTCATGGCCAACTTCTTCAGCTCCGGCCAGGTCTGCACCAACGGCACCCGCGTGTTCGTGCCCAAGGCGCTGGCCGCCGCCTTCGAGGCCAAGGTGCTTGAGCGCGTGAAGCGCATCCGCCTGGGCAATCCGGAAGACCCCAGCACCAACTTCGGTCCGCTCACCAGCTTCGCCCACATGGAAAGCGTGCTGGGCTACATCGAGGCCGGCCGCAAGGAAGGCGCCCGCCTGGTGATCGGCGGCGAGCGCGTGAGCGACGGCGAGTTCGCCAAGGGCGCGTACGTGTCGCCCACCGTGTTCGCCGACTGCCGTGACGACATGACCATCGTCCGCGAAGAGATCTTCGGCCCGGTGATGAGCATCCTCACCTACAAGACCGAAGAGGAAGTGATCCGCCGCGCCAACGACACCGACTACGGCCTCGCCGCCGGCGTCGTCACCCGCGACCTGGCCCGCGCCCACCGCGCGATCCACAAGCTGGAAGCCGGCATCTGCTGGATCAACACCTGGGGCGAGTCCCCCGCCGAAATGCCGGTGGGCGGCTACAAGCAGTCCGGCGTCGGCCGCGAGAACGGCATCACCACGCTCGCCCACTACACCCGCATCAAGTCGGTGCAGGTGGAACTGGGCGACTACGCCTCGGTGTTCTGA
- the betA gene encoding choline dehydrogenase produces MEFDYIIVGAGSAGNVLATRLTEDADVSVLLLEAGGPDYRLDFRTQMPAALAFPLQGRRYNWAYETDPEPYMNNRRMECGRGKGLGGSSLINGMCYIRGNALDFDGWAKLPGLEDWTYLDCLPYFRKAETRDIGPNDYHGGDGPVSVTTPKAGNNPLFHAMVEAGVQAGYPRTDDLNGYQQEGFGPMDRTVTPEGRRAATGRGYLDQARNRPNLTIVTHALTDRVLFSGKRAIGVTYLQGNSDSAVTAHARREVIVCSGAIASPQLLQRSGVGPSALLRDLDIPVVHDLPGVGANLQDHLELYLQYACKEPVSIYPATKWWNQPAIGAQWMFLGTGLGASNQFEAGGFIRTRPEFAWPNIQFHFLPVAINYNGSKGVQEHGFQAHMGSMRSPSRGRIHLKSRDPRQHPSILFNYMSHEQDWQEFRDGIRLTREIMAQPALDPYRGRELSPGVDKQSDAELDDFIRNHAETAFHPSCSCKMGTDDMAVVDGQGRVHGVDGLRVVDASIMPEIITGNLNATTIMMAEKIADRIRGRQPLPRSTARYYVAGDKPVRGTPMRKL; encoded by the coding sequence ATGGAATTCGATTACATCATCGTCGGCGCGGGCTCGGCCGGTAACGTCCTGGCGACCCGCCTGACCGAAGACGCCGACGTCAGCGTCCTGCTGCTGGAAGCCGGTGGCCCCGACTACCGCCTCGACTTCCGCACCCAGATGCCCGCCGCCCTCGCCTTCCCGCTGCAGGGCCGCCGCTACAACTGGGCCTACGAGACCGATCCCGAGCCCTACATGAACAACCGCCGCATGGAGTGCGGCCGTGGCAAGGGCCTGGGCGGCTCCTCGCTGATCAACGGCATGTGCTACATCCGCGGCAACGCCCTGGACTTCGACGGCTGGGCCAAGCTGCCGGGCCTGGAGGACTGGACCTACCTCGATTGCCTGCCCTATTTCCGCAAGGCGGAAACCCGCGACATCGGCCCCAACGACTACCACGGCGGCGACGGCCCGGTGAGCGTGACCACGCCCAAGGCCGGCAACAACCCGCTGTTCCACGCCATGGTCGAGGCCGGCGTGCAGGCCGGCTACCCGCGCACCGACGACCTGAACGGCTACCAGCAGGAAGGCTTCGGCCCGATGGACCGCACCGTGACCCCGGAAGGCCGCCGCGCCGCCACCGGCCGTGGCTACCTGGACCAGGCGCGCAACCGCCCGAACCTGACCATAGTCACCCACGCGCTGACCGACCGCGTGCTGTTCAGCGGCAAGCGCGCCATCGGCGTCACCTACCTGCAGGGCAACAGCGACAGCGCCGTGACCGCCCACGCCCGCCGCGAAGTGATCGTCTGCAGCGGCGCCATCGCCTCGCCGCAGCTGCTGCAACGCTCCGGCGTCGGCCCCAGCGCCCTGCTGCGAGACCTGGACATCCCCGTGGTCCACGACCTGCCCGGCGTCGGCGCCAACCTCCAGGACCACCTGGAGCTCTACCTGCAGTACGCCTGCAAGGAACCGGTGTCGATCTACCCGGCCACCAAGTGGTGGAACCAGCCGGCCATCGGCGCCCAGTGGATGTTCCTCGGCACCGGCCTCGGCGCCAGCAACCAGTTCGAAGCCGGTGGTTTCATCCGCACCCGCCCGGAATTCGCCTGGCCCAACATCCAGTTCCACTTCCTCCCGGTCGCCATCAACTACAACGGCAGCAAGGGCGTGCAGGAACACGGCTTCCAGGCCCACATGGGCTCCATGCGCTCGCCCAGCCGGGGTCGCATCCACCTCAAGTCCCGCGACCCGCGCCAGCATCCGAGCATCCTGTTCAACTACATGTCCCACGAACAGGACTGGCAGGAGTTCCGCGACGGTATCCGCCTCACCCGCGAGATCATGGCCCAGCCGGCCCTCGATCCCTATCGCGGCCGCGAGCTGAGCCCGGGCGTGGACAAGCAGAGCGACGCCGAACTGGACGACTTCATCCGCAACCACGCGGAAACCGCCTTCCACCCGTCCTGCTCCTGCAAGATGGGCACCGACGACATGGCGGTGGTGGACGGCCAGGGCCGCGTGCACGGCGTGGATGGCCTGCGGGTGGTGGACGCCTCGATCATGCCGGAGATCATCACCGGCAACCTCAACGCCACCACCATCATGATGGCCGAGAAGATCGCCGACCGAATCCGTGGTCGCCAGCCGCTGCCCCGCAGCACCGCCCGCTACTACGTGGCCGGCGACAAGCCGGTTCGCGGCACGCCGATGCGCAAGCTGTAA
- the torT gene encoding TMAO reductase system periplasmic protein TorT, producing MRTFCALLLSFLVVVPVRATEWFPLPVNIDGREASYRPLTAASKPWRICALLPHGMDRYWWGVAWGLDEESRRQGVHLGVYEAGGYQHAAMQKAQLARCIQLAADAYVIAAINTRGLCAELDELARRRVPVIDLVNRIECPGVTARSQVDFAEMARAALNYILEHSEGRPVRVGWLPGPQDAGWVLDAERGLAEASVEGRVVVVTGGYGPVDRSSQAVLVRRLLAREPQLDYILGNAEAAAFAGQLVRTGGQRYKAQVVSLYATERVLEAIADGTVLAAPTDSPVIQARVAVDLAVRALEGKGMPERVSPRIEVIDKRSLGRFDISHLMPPSGHWMIRQELPEQ from the coding sequence ATGCGGACGTTCTGTGCCCTGTTGCTGAGTTTCCTGGTCGTCGTTCCCGTCCGGGCGACGGAGTGGTTCCCGTTGCCGGTGAACATCGATGGCCGCGAGGCCAGCTACCGGCCCCTCACGGCGGCGAGCAAGCCCTGGCGCATCTGCGCCCTGCTGCCCCACGGCATGGACCGCTACTGGTGGGGCGTTGCCTGGGGGCTGGATGAGGAATCGCGGCGCCAGGGGGTGCATCTCGGGGTCTACGAAGCGGGGGGCTACCAGCACGCGGCCATGCAGAAGGCGCAACTGGCCCGCTGCATCCAGTTGGCCGCCGACGCCTATGTGATCGCGGCGATCAACACCCGGGGGCTTTGCGCTGAGCTGGACGAGCTGGCGCGCAGACGGGTCCCGGTGATCGACCTGGTGAACCGCATCGAGTGCCCCGGCGTGACCGCCCGCTCCCAGGTGGACTTCGCCGAGATGGCCCGGGCGGCGCTGAACTACATCCTCGAACACAGCGAAGGGCGGCCGGTTCGCGTCGGCTGGCTACCGGGGCCGCAGGATGCGGGCTGGGTGCTGGACGCCGAGCGTGGCCTGGCCGAGGCCAGCGTGGAGGGCCGGGTGGTGGTGGTCACGGGCGGCTACGGACCGGTGGACCGCTCGAGCCAGGCGGTGCTGGTGCGCCGCCTGCTGGCGCGCGAGCCACAGCTGGACTACATCCTCGGCAACGCCGAGGCGGCGGCCTTCGCCGGCCAGCTGGTGCGCACCGGTGGGCAGCGCTACAAGGCGCAGGTGGTGTCGCTCTATGCCACCGAGCGGGTCCTGGAGGCGATCGCCGACGGTACGGTGCTGGCCGCCCCCACGGATTCCCCGGTGATCCAGGCGCGGGTGGCGGTGGACCTGGCGGTCCGGGCGCTGGAAGGCAAGGGCATGCCGGAACGGGTCAGCCCGCGCATCGAGGTGATCGACAAGCGGAGCCTGGGGCGTTTCGACATCTCGCACCTGATGCCGCCCAGCGGCCATTGGATGATCCGCCAGGAGCTGCCGGAGCAGTAG